The Nitriliruptor alkaliphilus DSM 45188 genome includes a region encoding these proteins:
- the ligA gene encoding NAD-dependent DNA ligase LigA — MPEAFDAARARHDELSRTVRDARYRYYVLSDPPFTDAEFDALFQELLALEEAHPALATAASPTQQVGAPVDTAFPPARHPQPMLSLDNAFSREELVAWSERVNKRLGADAEHPVRFVCELKIDGVAIDLVYRDGLLERAATRGTGVIGEDVTAQIATIDDVPYRLHTDDPPSLLEVRGEVYYPLDAFEAMNAARIERGEEAFMNPRNGASGALRQKDPEVTRQRPLSVWCHGFGVVEGHTFTTHSEALAWVRDAGLPTPLETAVFDDVEDAWAFVERWTSERHEVPYEIDGVVVKVDRLDQREQLGFTSRAPRWAIAYKMPPVEQETTLRGIEVNVGRTGKATPYAVLEPVVVAGTTITFATLHNEIQVHAKDVRVGDRVMVRRAGDVIPEVVGPVLSKRPPDAQPWSMPADCPFCAQPLVRPEGEAHHRCENVDCPNRLRESLTHLAGRGALDIEGLGEKNVDLLLAEGLVTDLADVFRLRDRRDDLLALERFGEKKVDNLLAGIEAGRQQPLDRVLVALNIHHLGPTYAKTLVRALPSLDAIRSATPEQLEAIDGIGPIIARAVHAWFATPRNAQLIDELVELGVTAEAEPAEATGEDADLLAGLTVVVTGTLEGYTRDEAKAALEARGAKVSGSVSGRTSVVVVGADAGSKADKAQQLGIPMADEAAFERFLATGQLPTA; from the coding sequence GTGCCGGAGGCGTTCGACGCGGCCCGGGCTCGCCACGACGAGCTGTCGCGCACGGTGCGCGATGCCCGGTACCGCTACTACGTGCTGTCGGACCCGCCGTTCACCGATGCCGAGTTCGACGCGCTGTTCCAGGAGCTGCTCGCGCTGGAGGAGGCGCACCCGGCGCTGGCCACCGCCGCGTCGCCGACCCAGCAGGTCGGCGCCCCGGTCGACACCGCCTTCCCGCCGGCCCGGCACCCGCAACCGATGTTGTCCCTCGACAACGCCTTCTCGCGCGAGGAGTTGGTCGCGTGGTCGGAGCGTGTGAACAAGCGCCTCGGCGCGGACGCCGAGCATCCCGTCCGTTTCGTCTGTGAGCTGAAGATCGATGGGGTCGCCATCGATCTGGTGTACCGCGACGGGCTGCTCGAGCGGGCCGCGACCCGCGGGACCGGGGTCATCGGCGAGGACGTGACCGCCCAGATCGCGACCATCGACGACGTGCCCTACCGGCTGCACACCGACGATCCACCGTCGCTGCTCGAGGTCCGCGGCGAGGTCTACTACCCCCTCGACGCCTTCGAGGCCATGAACGCCGCCCGCATCGAGCGTGGCGAGGAAGCGTTCATGAACCCGCGCAACGGGGCGTCCGGGGCGTTGCGCCAGAAGGACCCGGAGGTCACCCGGCAGCGGCCGCTGTCGGTGTGGTGCCACGGGTTCGGGGTGGTCGAGGGCCACACCTTCACCACGCACAGCGAGGCCCTGGCCTGGGTCCGCGACGCCGGCCTGCCGACCCCGCTCGAGACGGCCGTCTTCGACGACGTCGAGGACGCGTGGGCGTTCGTGGAACGCTGGACCAGCGAGCGCCACGAGGTGCCCTACGAGATCGACGGGGTCGTGGTGAAGGTCGACCGGCTCGACCAGCGCGAGCAGCTCGGCTTCACCTCCCGGGCGCCGCGGTGGGCCATCGCCTACAAGATGCCGCCCGTCGAGCAGGAGACCACCCTGCGCGGCATCGAGGTCAACGTGGGGCGCACCGGCAAGGCGACGCCGTACGCGGTCCTCGAGCCGGTCGTCGTGGCGGGGACCACCATCACGTTCGCGACGCTCCACAACGAGATCCAGGTCCACGCCAAGGACGTACGGGTCGGTGACCGGGTGATGGTGCGGCGTGCCGGCGACGTCATCCCCGAGGTGGTGGGGCCGGTCCTGTCGAAGCGACCGCCGGACGCCCAGCCGTGGTCGATGCCGGCGGACTGCCCGTTCTGCGCGCAGCCGCTGGTCCGGCCCGAGGGCGAGGCCCACCACCGCTGCGAGAACGTGGACTGCCCCAACCGCCTGCGCGAATCGCTCACCCACCTCGCGGGCCGTGGCGCCCTGGACATCGAGGGTCTCGGCGAGAAGAACGTCGACCTGCTCCTCGCCGAGGGCCTCGTGACCGACCTCGCCGACGTCTTCCGGTTGCGGGACCGGCGGGATGACCTGCTCGCGCTCGAGCGGTTCGGCGAGAAGAAGGTCGACAACCTGCTGGCCGGCATCGAGGCGGGCCGCCAGCAGCCGCTCGACCGGGTCCTGGTCGCGCTCAACATCCACCACCTCGGCCCGACCTACGCCAAGACCTTGGTGCGGGCCCTGCCGTCGCTCGACGCCATCCGGTCGGCCACCCCCGAACAGCTCGAGGCCATCGACGGCATCGGTCCGATCATCGCCCGTGCCGTCCACGCGTGGTTCGCCACCCCACGCAACGCGCAGCTGATCGACGAGCTCGTGGAACTCGGGGTCACCGCCGAGGCCGAACCCGCCGAGGCGACCGGCGAGGATGCCGACCTGCTCGCCGGCCTGACCGTCGTGGTGACCGGGACGCTCGAGGGCTACACCCGCGACGAGGCCAAGGCGGCCCTCGAGGCGCGGGGTGCGAAGGTCTCGGGCAGCGTGTCGGGCCGCACGTCGGTCGTGGTGGTCGGCGCGGACGCGGGCAGCAAGGCCGACAAGGCCCAGCAGCTCGGGATCCCGATGGCCGACGAGGCCGCCTTCGAACGGTTCCTGGCCACCGGCCAACTGCCGACCGCGTGA
- a CDS encoding cyclic nucleotide-binding domain-containing protein — MFRRTRSDLKAAWLEQHSRLYGLTRAEIDTLAASADRVTVPAGTVLVRDGQLGREAFLIVRGAVEIRRDGRIVATVGGGDLVGEQALVARAHRNADAVTTVETELAVFDVRSFERALAGSPALRAHVEQTVAARAAA; from the coding sequence GTGTTCCGTCGCACCCGCTCCGACCTCAAGGCCGCCTGGCTCGAGCAGCACAGCCGGCTCTACGGCCTCACCCGTGCCGAGATCGACACCCTGGCCGCGTCCGCCGATCGGGTCACCGTGCCGGCTGGCACCGTGCTCGTCCGCGACGGTCAGCTCGGCCGCGAGGCGTTCCTGATCGTCCGCGGTGCGGTCGAGATCCGCCGCGACGGCCGCATCGTCGCCACGGTCGGTGGCGGCGACCTCGTCGGCGAGCAGGCGCTGGTCGCCCGCGCGCACCGCAACGCCGACGCCGTCACCACCGTGGAGACCGAGCTCGCCGTCTTCGACGTCCGCAGCTTCGAGCGCGCGCTCGCCGGGTCGCCGGCGCTGCGCGCGCACGTCGAGCAGACCGTCGCCGCTCGCGCCGCCGCCTGA
- a CDS encoding TIGR03621 family F420-dependent LLM class oxidoreductase — MVDELTVSVQAAPDGAAEWVRLARRTESLGFRGLLVADHPGSGPAPFVALAAAAAVTERISLGTYVVNAGAWEPVALASNVATLDVVSGGRAILGVGAGHTPAEWTMRGLPHPDGASRVARMVELTDTTRRLLAGEQVTFAGEHLTLVDARLEEPQAIQRPVPLLVGGNGHRLLRYAAEQADIVALSGLGRTLDDGHRHEVQWSEDRIARSLEHVRAAAAEAGRTPALEALVQHVEVTDAPREAAAALAARVEGLSPDHVLSAPFAWVGTASDIAAELLEHRDRWGISRYVIREAAVDAAHDVLAELP, encoded by the coding sequence ATGGTGGATGAACTCACGGTCAGCGTGCAGGCGGCACCGGACGGTGCCGCCGAGTGGGTCCGCCTCGCGCGCCGGACCGAGTCGCTCGGCTTCCGAGGGCTGCTCGTCGCGGACCACCCCGGCAGCGGTCCGGCCCCGTTCGTGGCGTTGGCGGCGGCTGCAGCGGTCACCGAACGCATCAGCCTCGGGACCTACGTCGTCAACGCCGGCGCGTGGGAGCCGGTCGCGCTCGCGTCGAACGTGGCCACGCTGGACGTGGTCTCGGGTGGGCGTGCGATCCTCGGGGTGGGTGCCGGGCACACCCCCGCCGAGTGGACGATGCGTGGTCTGCCGCACCCGGACGGCGCCAGCCGGGTCGCACGGATGGTGGAGCTGACCGATACGACCCGGCGGCTGCTCGCGGGGGAACAGGTCACGTTCGCCGGCGAGCACCTGACGCTCGTCGACGCACGGCTCGAGGAGCCGCAGGCGATCCAGCGTCCGGTCCCCCTGCTGGTCGGCGGCAACGGGCACCGGTTGCTGCGCTACGCCGCTGAGCAGGCCGACATCGTCGCGCTCTCGGGGCTCGGCCGGACCCTCGATGACGGTCACCGCCACGAGGTGCAGTGGAGCGAGGATCGCATCGCTCGCTCGCTCGAGCACGTCCGGGCAGCAGCTGCGGAAGCTGGCCGCACACCGGCGCTCGAGGCACTCGTCCAGCACGTCGAGGTGACCGACGCGCCACGGGAGGCCGCCGCGGCCCTGGCCGCGCGCGTCGAGGGCCTCTCGCCCGACCACGTGCTGTCCGCACCGTTCGCGTGGGTCGGGACCGCCAGCGACATCGCCGCGGAGCTGCTCGAGCACCGTGACCGTTGGGGCATCTCCCGCTACGTGATCCGGGAGGCCGCCGTGGACGCGGCGCACGACGTGCTGGCCGAGTTGCCCTGA
- a CDS encoding NrtR DNA-binding winged helix domain-containing protein encodes HAPRPGGNERSETGDPVRRFAYDHDRIVPDALERARSKLEYTALATAFVAEPFTLGELRGVYEAVWGVSLDPANFRRKVVSTRDFIVPVEGLAKPGPGGGRPAQRYRRGSAERLHPAMLRP; translated from the coding sequence CACGCGCCCCGACCGGGGGGCAACGAGCGCAGCGAGACGGGGGACCCGGTCAGGAGGTTCGCCTACGACCACGACCGCATCGTCCCCGATGCCCTCGAACGAGCGCGGTCGAAGCTGGAGTACACGGCGCTCGCGACCGCGTTCGTCGCCGAGCCGTTCACCCTCGGTGAGCTGCGTGGCGTCTACGAGGCCGTGTGGGGGGTGTCGCTCGATCCGGCCAACTTCCGCCGGAAGGTGGTCTCCACACGGGATTTCATCGTGCCCGTCGAGGGGCTGGCCAAGCCCGGACCGGGCGGTGGACGTCCCGCGCAGCGCTACCGACGCGGGTCGGCCGAACGCCTCCACCCGGCCATGTTGCGCCCCTGA
- a CDS encoding HNH endonuclease signature motif containing protein gives MSAPTATPHPVSRRVAHGYRRGGATRWLAAEPAAGYRTASSVEGTGTAVGGHLTTVRAGVEGLAGLDVDACSSEELGEVAAAVQQQIDALTVVRDRIAGTLRRRAVLEAGPGKERQAVRQATRQLGDRLGLSPSEAKQASERGKVLQDRPHLALATTGAPTGSGPDANAIGAGEGAGGRGLRPEQIAVIGRILAEVPLEHAGRVEAELLAAAEHQHAPELGRTARRLLARLDADAANAAEERRHRRRRCSIVQTADGMTRISGEFAGLDAEVVNAAPAAFTTPDLPGEMARTPEQRTADGLVAALRAALDAGSAPADRGVKPHVVVLVPLGEASGPDRDTISDDPSPGHGDTRPGDTDTDTADGPGTETSPGHEPTGPGTDASPGHDTTGPGTDASPGHETTGVDTADGPGQDAAVGVADGQADLPADDHLGPVAELGWTGPIPTRQIRRLLADAHIRLLGIDLQGVPIAMSQTVTQPTAALYLALVARDGGCRYPGCDAPPAWCDVAHATARRHRGPLTIHNALLLCRHHHRKLDLGRWTITIDGTDATFTRPGGRSIRAGPARGRPPDTS, from the coding sequence GTGTCCGCCCCGACCGCCACCCCGCACCCGGTGTCACGCCGGGTGGCGCACGGCTACCGGCGTGGGGGCGCGACGCGGTGGCTGGCGGCCGAACCCGCCGCGGGCTACCGCACGGCGTCGTCCGTTGAGGGGACGGGCACGGCGGTGGGTGGGCACCTGACGACGGTCCGGGCAGGGGTCGAAGGTCTGGCCGGCTTGGACGTGGATGCGTGTTCCTCTGAGGAGTTGGGTGAGGTCGCCGCCGCGGTGCAGCAGCAGATCGATGCTCTGACGGTGGTGCGTGATCGGATCGCGGGGACGTTGCGGCGTCGCGCGGTACTGGAGGCAGGTCCGGGCAAGGAACGTCAGGCGGTCCGACAGGCCACCCGGCAGCTGGGTGACCGGCTCGGGCTGTCACCCTCGGAGGCCAAGCAGGCCTCGGAGCGCGGCAAGGTGCTCCAGGACCGCCCGCACCTGGCGCTGGCCACCACCGGCGCCCCCACCGGCAGCGGCCCGGACGCCAACGCGATCGGCGCTGGTGAGGGGGCAGGGGGTCGGGGGTTGCGGCCCGAGCAGATCGCGGTGATCGGACGGATCCTGGCCGAGGTCCCGCTCGAACATGCCGGACGGGTCGAGGCCGAACTGCTCGCTGCCGCCGAGCATCAGCACGCGCCCGAGTTGGGACGCACGGCACGGCGGCTGCTTGCCCGCCTCGATGCCGATGCGGCCAACGCTGCCGAGGAACGCCGCCACCGCCGTCGCAGGTGTTCGATCGTGCAGACCGCCGATGGGATGACCCGCATCTCGGGTGAGTTCGCCGGTCTGGATGCCGAGGTGGTCAACGCCGCCCCCGCAGCGTTCACCACCCCCGACCTGCCCGGCGAGATGGCCCGCACCCCCGAACAACGCACCGCCGACGGGCTCGTCGCCGCCCTGCGTGCCGCCCTTGACGCCGGCTCGGCTCCGGCCGATCGTGGGGTCAAGCCCCACGTGGTCGTCCTCGTGCCGCTGGGCGAGGCATCCGGCCCCGACCGCGACACCATCAGCGACGACCCCTCGCCCGGCCACGGCGACACCAGGCCCGGCGACACCGACACAGACACCGCCGACGGCCCCGGCACCGAGACCTCGCCCGGCCACGAGCCCACCGGCCCCGGTACCGACGCCTCGCCCGGCCACGACACCACCGGCCCCGGTACCGACGCCTCGCCCGGCCACGAGACCACCGGCGTCGACACCGCCGACGGCCCCGGTCAGGACGCCGCGGTAGGTGTGGCCGACGGCCAGGCCGACCTCCCGGCCGATGACCACCTGGGACCGGTGGCCGAGCTTGGCTGGACCGGCCCCATCCCCACCCGCCAGATCCGCCGGCTGCTGGCCGACGCCCACATCCGTCTGCTCGGCATCGACCTCCAGGGCGTACCCATCGCGATGTCCCAGACGGTCACCCAGCCCACCGCCGCGCTCTACCTCGCCCTCGTGGCCCGCGACGGCGGCTGCCGCTACCCCGGCTGCGACGCCCCACCGGCCTGGTGCGACGTCGCCCACGCCACCGCCCGACGCCACCGCGGCCCGCTGACCATCCACAACGCCCTCCTGCTGTGCCGCCACCACCACCGCAAGCTCGACCTCGGCCGCTGGACCATCACCATCGATGGCACCGACGCCACCTTCACCCGACCCGGCGGCCGCAGCATCCGCGCCGGACCCGCACGCGGCCGCCCCCCCGACACCAGCTGA